The window GCGACCTTCGGGTGGGGGTGGCACCTCGAGGCGGCACGAGCGGCACTCCGCCTCATCGTCGGGGGCACCTTCGACCGGCACCCGGACCTGCAGATCGTGCTGGGCCACTGGGGTGAGCTGCTGCTCTTCTGGCTCGACCGCGCGGACAGCCTGTCGCGGGTCGCCGGGCTCGAGCGGAAGGTTTCCGACACCGTCCGCTCCAACGTCCACATCACCAGCTCGGGCATGCTCAGCCCGACCCTGCTCCGGCACGCGCTCGACGTCACGACGCCCGATCGGCTGCTGTTCTCCACCGACCACCCGTTCCAGCGGCCCTCCGCCGACGAGATCGAGGCGTTCCTGCAGGAGTTCCCCTCGGACGTGGCCCGCGATGCCTTCACATCGGGGAACGCACGTCGGCTGTTCGGGATCGGCGACCAGACGGATGCGGCATGATCGGTCCGTGCCCAACCCGAACGTGACCGCCGCGTACCGCGCTGCCCGTGACCAGTTGCTCTCCGCAGAGTCCGCCGATGCCGCCCGTGCCGACTTCCGGTGGCCGGACCTCGGCGACACCTTCAACTGGGCGGACGACTGGTTCGACGTCATCGCGGCCGGCAACGACCGCATCGCGCTCTGGATCGTCGACGCGGCCGGCTCGGAACAGCGACTCAGCTACGCGGAGATGGCCGCCCGGTCCGACCGCTTGGCCGTGCGCCTGCACGAGCACGGCGTCCGGAAGGGCGACCACGTGCTGGTCATGCTCGGCAACCAGCTCGAGCTGTGGGAGACGATGCTCGCGGTGATCAAGCTCGGAGCGGTGATCCTGCCGACGTCGACGATGCTCGACACCGCCGACCTGCAGGACCGCGTCGACCGCGGAGCCGTGGCGCACGTCGTCACGAACCGCAGCGAGACCGCGAAGTACGACGGCGTGCGCGGGGGCTTCTCCCGCATCGTGATCGGCGGCGCCGTGGACGGCTGGACGGAGTACCCGTCGGACCTCGGCGAACCAGCGCCCGCGGGGGAGTCGCGACCGGTCGTGGTCACCAAGACCTCGGATCCCTGCCTCGTCTACTTCACGTCGGGAACGACCTCGAAACCGAAGATGGTCGTGCACACCCAGACGTCCTACCCAGTCGGGCACCTCAGCACGATGCACTGGCTCGGCCTGCGGACCGGGGACGTCCACCTGGCGATCAGCTCGCCCGGCTGGGGGAAGCACGCCTGGAGCTGCTTCTTCGCGCCGTGGATCGCCGAGGCGACCGTCTTCGTCCACGACACCCCGCGGTTCGATCCGGCCGCGCTCCTCGCCCAGCTGGACGCCGCCGAGGTGAGCACGTTCTGCGCACCGCCCACCGCCTGGCGGATGATGCTCCAGTCCGACCTCGGTGCGCGCCCTCGGGCACTGCGCGAGGTCGTGTCGGCCGGAGAGCCACTGAACCCCGAGGTCATCGAACGGGTCGAACGAGCGTGGGGTCTGACCATCCGCGACGGCTACGGGCAGACCGAGACCACCGCGATCATCGGCAACGCCCCCGGCAGCACCGTGACCCCGGGCGCGATGGGCCGTGCGTTGCCCGGTGTCACCGTGACGCTGCTGGACCCGGTGACCGGGCAGCCCGGCGACGAGGGCGAGGTCTGCCTGGACCTCGACGAGCGGCCGGTCAACCTGATGGCCGAGTACCTCGGCGACCCCGACCGGACCGCGGCGTCGATGCGCGACGGCTTCTTCCACACCGGCGACATCGCCGTCCGGGACGCCGACGGGGAGCTGACGTTCATCGGCCGGACCGACGACGTCTTCAAGTCGTCCGACTACAAGGTGTCGCCGTTCGAGGTCGAGAGCGCCCTGCTGCAGCACCCCGCAGTGGCCGAGAGTGCCGTCGTGCCCGCCCCGGACGACGCCCGGCTCAACGTCGTCAAGGCGTACGTCACCCTCGCCGCCGGGTTCGAGGCGACGGCGGACACCGCCGAACAGGTGCTCGCCTACGCCAGGACCGCGCTCCCGGCGTACGCACGGGTGCGGCGGGTCGAGTTCGCGGAGCTGCCGAAGACCATCTCGGGCAAGATCCGACGCGTGGAGCTGCGGGAGCGCGAAGAACGCGCGGCCGTGAGCGGCGTGCCCGTCGACGGTGAGTGGCGCGACGAGCAGTTCCCAGGACTGCGTGCGTCCCGTCCGCGGCCGCCGGCCGCCGGCTGATCGCATGGCGGTCGTGCTGCGCCCGTGGTCGGTCGACGACGCATCTGCGCTGCTCCTGGCCCGGCAGACGACGCCGGACCTGGACACGCAGTTCCCCGACGCCGATCTGCGCGACGAAGCGCAGACGCGCGAGCACATCAGCAGGGTGCTCGGGTTCGACGATCGCGCGAAGAACTGGGCGCTCGTGGACGACGGTGTCGCGGTCGGGAACGTCGGGCTCACCGCGATCGAGTTCCGGCACGGGACGGCCTGGGCGTCCTACTGGCTGACGCGTGGGGCGCGCGGACGCGGACTCGCGACGGCGGCGCTCGCCAGCGTCTCGTCCTGGGCGTTCGGCGTCGGGCTGTTCCGCGTGGAGCTCGGGCACCGGGTGAACAACCCCGCTTCCTGCCGGGTCGCCACCGCCGCCGGGTTCGCCGCGGAGGGCATCGAGCGACAGAAGCTGCGGTACGGCGTCGAACGCTTCGACGTGGAGACCCACGCTCGGCTCGCGACGGATCCGGCCCCGGCTCTGCCGACGCTGCCGGTGCACGTGGACGGTGTCGGTCGGGGCTCGTCC of the Curtobacterium sp. TC1 genome contains:
- a CDS encoding AMP-binding protein, which gives rise to MRHDRSVPNPNVTAAYRAARDQLLSAESADAARADFRWPDLGDTFNWADDWFDVIAAGNDRIALWIVDAAGSEQRLSYAEMAARSDRLAVRLHEHGVRKGDHVLVMLGNQLELWETMLAVIKLGAVILPTSTMLDTADLQDRVDRGAVAHVVTNRSETAKYDGVRGGFSRIVIGGAVDGWTEYPSDLGEPAPAGESRPVVVTKTSDPCLVYFTSGTTSKPKMVVHTQTSYPVGHLSTMHWLGLRTGDVHLAISSPGWGKHAWSCFFAPWIAEATVFVHDTPRFDPAALLAQLDAAEVSTFCAPPTAWRMMLQSDLGARPRALREVVSAGEPLNPEVIERVERAWGLTIRDGYGQTETTAIIGNAPGSTVTPGAMGRALPGVTVTLLDPVTGQPGDEGEVCLDLDERPVNLMAEYLGDPDRTAASMRDGFFHTGDIAVRDADGELTFIGRTDDVFKSSDYKVSPFEVESALLQHPAVAESAVVPAPDDARLNVVKAYVTLAAGFEATADTAEQVLAYARTALPAYARVRRVEFAELPKTISGKIRRVELREREERAAVSGVPVDGEWRDEQFPGLRASRPRPPAAG
- a CDS encoding GNAT family N-acetyltransferase, with amino-acid sequence MAVVLRPWSVDDASALLLARQTTPDLDTQFPDADLRDEAQTREHISRVLGFDDRAKNWALVDDGVAVGNVGLTAIEFRHGTAWASYWLTRGARGRGLATAALASVSSWAFGVGLFRVELGHRVNNPASCRVATAAGFAAEGIERQKLRYGVERFDVETHARLATDPAPALPTLPVHVDGVGRGSS